The DNA region CGGGCAGCCGGCATCCCTGTCAGGACGCTGCGTTTCTACCGGGAGCGCCGTCTGCTGCCGCCGCCGCGCCGGGACGGCCGGATCGCGTGGTACTCCGAGGACCACCTGGCGCGGCTGCGCACCATCGCCGCGCTCCTGGACCGCGGCCACACCCTGGGGGGCATCGCCGACCTCATCGCCGCGTGGGAGAAGGGGCGCACGCTGGACGGCGTCGCCGAGCTCCTGGGGCTGGAGAGCGCCCTCACGACGCCATGGTCCGACGAGACGCCGGTAAGGCTCACCCCCCAGGAGCTCGCCGATTACTTCGGCGCCGACGTCAGCCCCGAGAACCTCACCTCCGCCCTGGAGATCGGCTACATCGCGGTCGACGGCGAGAACGTCATCCACATCAGCCGGCGCCTCCTGGACGCCTCGGCCGCGCTCGTACGCGAAGGGGTGCCGCTGTCGGCGGTGCTCGACGCGGGCCGCCAGGTCAGGGCCCACGTCGACGCGATCGCCGACCTGTTCACCCAGGTGGTCAAGACGCACGTGCTCGGTCCGGGGGCCGCGTCCGGCGTTCCCACGGAGTCCGGAGCCTCCAGCGCGCTCGGCCCGGCCGGTGCTCCCGCCGCGTCCGCCGAGGAGGGCGCGGACGCCACGGCGGCGCCCACGGGCGGCACCGGCGCCGCTCCCGACATCGCCGGGATCTCGCAGTCCCTGCAACGGCTGCGCCCCCTGGCGAAGAACATCGTCGAGGCGGAGATGTCCCTCGCCATGGACCGCCGCGTCCGCGCCGAGATCGACGCGTGGATGCGCGAAGGCGCGCCCCCAGGGGCCGCGGCCGGCCGGGGCGACACCCCCAGGGGCGGCGAGAGCGAGGGCGACGGCCTGGAGCGCGGCTCGACCCAGGGCTCCGGCGACGCCTGATCTCCCGCTGATCTCCCGCGCCCGATCGCCTGCGTTCCCGCGCGCGACCTGCAAGAGTGGAAGAGCCGGACCGACCGGCCGCGAATCGGGAGGTGTCCCGTGCAAGAGCCCCACGACACCAAGGCGGAGCAGGCCATCCTGGGCCGCATCAGCCAGATGGTCGCCGACGAGAAGATCCTGCGCGACCTGCTCGCCCAGGGCGGCATCGACGGCGGGACCGAACGCGAGCGGCTCGCCACCCTGGAACGCGAGCTGGACCAGTGCTGGGACCTGCTGCGCCAGCGCCGCGCGCTCACCGAGGCGGGTGAGGACCCCGGCGCCGCCCGCGTGCGCCCCTCCTCCACCGTCGAGGGCTACCGGTCGTGAGCGGGGACAGCCCCGTCACCGTCACCGACGACCCGCAGGCGCGGCGCTACGAAGCCCGTGTCGCCGGCAGCCTCGCCGGCGTGCTCGCTTATATGCGCACGCCCGACCTGATCGCCCTGGTGCACACCGAGGTCGACGAGGCGTACGAGGGCCAGGGCGTCGGCTCCGCCCTGGCGCGGGCCGCCCTGGACGAGGCGCGTGAGCAGTCGACGCGGGTGGTGGTGATCTGCCCGTTCGTGGAACGCTGGCTCACCCGGCACCCGGAGTACGGCGACCTGCGCTACGAACCCGCGAGCAAGGTCACCGACTGACCCCCGCGCGGAGGGCCGGCCGGTCCGGGTGACTCGTCTCCCTGGGCGCCGCGCGGCTCCGCCGCGGTCCTCCGCGGGCCCGCCTCCGCGAACTCCATGTCGGATTTCCGCCAGACCACACCCGTGACGCCGCGCGATGCTTGTCAGGTGTTCACCGACTTCGACTCCTATGTGAGAGCCGTCCAGTCGAAGGACGCCCGCTTCGACGGGTGGTTCTTCACGGCGGTGCTCACCACCCGCATCTACTGCAGGCCCAGCTGCCCGGTCGTGCCGCCCAAGGTCGAGAACATGACCTTCTACCCGAGCGCGGCGGCGGCCCAGCAGGCCGGCTTCGCGCCTGCAAGCGCTGCCGCCCCGACGCCAGCCCCGGATCGCCCCAGTGGAACGAGCGCGCCGACCTGGTCGCCCGCGCGATGCGGCTGATCGCCGACGGCGTCGTGGACCGCGACGGCGTACCGGGTCTGGCCGCGCGCCTGGGCTACAGCGAGCGCCAGATCGAGCGGCGGCTGCGCGCCGAACTCGGCGCGGGCCCGCTCGCCCTCGCCAGGGCGCAGCGCGCGCAGACCGCCCGGCTGCTGATCGAGACCAGCGCGATGCCCATGGGCGAGATCGCGTTCGCGGCCGGTTTCGCGAGCATCCGCGCCTTCAACGACACCGTGCGTGAGGTCTTCGCGCTGTCGCCCAGCGAGCTGCGCGCCCGGGTCGCCAAGGGCCGTCCGCCGGCCGCCTCGGGCACGCTGGCGCTGCGGCTGCCGTTCCGCCGTCCGCTCACTCCCGACAACCTGTTCGGACACCTGGCGGCCACCGCCGTGCCGGGCGTGGAGGAGTGGCGCGCGGGCGCGTACCGGCGGACGCTGCGGCTGCCGCACGGCCCCGGCATCGCGTCGCTGCGGCCCACCCCCGACCACATCGCCTGCCGGCTCTGGCTCACCGACTGGCGCGACCTGGGGCAGGCGATCAGCCGCTGCCGGCGGATGCTCGACCTGGACGCCGACCCGCTCGCGGTGGACGCCCTGCTGTCCGAGGACCCGGTGCTCGCGCCCCTGGTGGCCAAGGCGCCCGGGCGGCGGGTGCCGCGGGTAGCCGACGGCCCGGAGTTCGCGGTGCGCGCGGTGCTCGGCCAGCAGGTGTCGACGGCCGCCGCGCGCACGCTCGCGGGCCGCCTGGTGGCCGCCCACGGCGAACCGGTGGCCGATCCCGCGGGCGGCCTGACGCACCTGTTCCCGTCCGCCGAGGCGCTGGCCGGCCACGACCCGCAGGCGCTGGCGATGCCGCGCGCCCGCCGGGCCACGCTCGCCGCCCTGGTGCGGGCTCTGGCCGCCGGCGAGGTCGACCTCGACGTGGGCAGCGACTGGCAGCAGGCGCGCGCCGGCCTGGCCGGGCTGCCGGGCTTCGGCCCCTGGACGGTGGAGGCCGTCGCCATGCGCGCGCTGGGCGATCCCGACGCCTTCCCCGCGACCGACCTGGGCGTGCGGTACGCGGCGCGCGATCTCGGGCTGCCAACCACCCCGGCCGCGCTGACCAGGTATGCGGCGACTTGGCAGCCGTGGCGCGCGTACGCGACGCAGTACCTGTGGGCGGTGGGCGACCACCCGATCAATTTCATGCCCACCCAGACGCCGGACACACTCACTCCATCGGGTGAGACGACGCCGGCCGACGATCCGACAACCAGTCGTACGATGACCGCCGCTGCGGCGACCGCAGCCGTCACGAAAGGCATGGTCCGATGACGACCAGTGTCCACACCGTCCTCGACAGCCCCTGCGGCCCGCTGACCCTGGTCGCGCGCGAGGAGCGGCTGGCCGGACTGTACATGACCGAGCACCGCCACCAGCCGGCCCAGGAGACGTTCGGCCCGCGCGTGGCCGCCGACGACCTGCCGGTGCTCAAGGACGCGGCGCGCCAACTGGAGGCGTACTTCGCGGGTGACCTCACCGACTTCGACATCGACGTCGCGGTCACCGGCACGCCCTTCCAGCAGCGCGTCTGGGCGGCCCTGCGCGACATCCCCTACGGCGAGACCGTCTCCTACGGAGAACTCGCACGCGCCCTGGGCCAGCCGACCGCCTCGCGCGCCGTCGGCCTGGCCAACGGCCGCAACCCGGTCAGCATCATCGTCCCCTGCCACCGCGTGGTCGGCGCCGACGGCAGCCTCACCGGCTACGGCGGCGGCCTGGAGCGCAAGCGCTGGCTCCTCGGCTTCGAGAGCAGCAGCCGGCAGCCCACCCTCATCTGATCCGACGATCGGGCGCCGCTCCTACGAAGCAGGTCCGCACGACGTCAGACGACCGCCTCCGCGGGCCGTGTCCCAGGGTCCGCAGAGGTGACCGCGTCAACGTCCGTCCGCGCGCCGTCACCCCTGCG from Actinacidiphila sp. DG2A-62 includes:
- a CDS encoding GNAT family N-acetyltransferase gives rise to the protein MSGDSPVTVTDDPQARRYEARVAGSLAGVLAYMRTPDLIALVHTEVDEAYEGQGVGSALARAALDEAREQSTRVVVICPFVERWLTRHPEYGDLRYEPASKVTD
- a CDS encoding MerR family transcriptional regulator — encoded protein: MDDKAPGAREYRVEELARAAGIPVRTLRFYRERRLLPPPRRDGRIAWYSEDHLARLRTIAALLDRGHTLGGIADLIAAWEKGRTLDGVAELLGLESALTTPWSDETPVRLTPQELADYFGADVSPENLTSALEIGYIAVDGENVIHISRRLLDASAALVREGVPLSAVLDAGRQVRAHVDAIADLFTQVVKTHVLGPGAASGVPTESGASSALGPAGAPAASAEEGADATAAPTGGTGAAPDIAGISQSLQRLRPLAKNIVEAEMSLAMDRRVRAEIDAWMREGAPPGAAAGRGDTPRGGESEGDGLERGSTQGSGDA
- a CDS encoding DUF2630 family protein encodes the protein MVADEKILRDLLAQGGIDGGTERERLATLERELDQCWDLLRQRRALTEAGEDPGAARVRPSSTVEGYRS
- a CDS encoding methylated-DNA--[protein]-cysteine S-methyltransferase yields the protein MTTSVHTVLDSPCGPLTLVAREERLAGLYMTEHRHQPAQETFGPRVAADDLPVLKDAARQLEAYFAGDLTDFDIDVAVTGTPFQQRVWAALRDIPYGETVSYGELARALGQPTASRAVGLANGRNPVSIIVPCHRVVGADGSLTGYGGGLERKRWLLGFESSSRQPTLI